One Pseudomonas brassicacearum genomic region harbors:
- a CDS encoding carboxymuconolactone decarboxylase family protein — MSRIKALSEPYPDEVRAAFDRIMGVGVPPLVLFSTIASSDRAWRKFSGGSLLDGSLLTLRQRELVIDRVCARTGCEYEWGVHVMAFAQAAGLTREEVAGTLEYPLRLEHWKEEEAALLATIDALHDRAALSDEEFLNIRTHFDDDQILEILMLAGFYRTVSYIANGLALPLEQNAASFSEYRNEANACI, encoded by the coding sequence ATGTCACGAATCAAAGCACTTAGTGAACCCTACCCGGACGAAGTCAGAGCCGCATTCGACAGAATAATGGGAGTAGGCGTACCGCCTCTCGTTCTATTCTCGACCATCGCCAGCAGTGATCGCGCGTGGCGCAAATTCAGTGGCGGTTCGTTGCTGGATGGCTCATTGCTGACACTTCGCCAAAGAGAGCTTGTCATCGATAGAGTCTGCGCTCGCACCGGATGCGAATACGAATGGGGGGTACATGTGATGGCCTTCGCTCAAGCTGCCGGGCTTACCAGGGAGGAGGTTGCTGGCACGTTGGAGTACCCGCTTCGGCTGGAGCATTGGAAGGAGGAGGAGGCCGCTCTCCTCGCTACGATCGATGCACTTCATGACCGCGCGGCGTTGAGCGATGAGGAGTTCTTGAACATCAGAACACATTTCGACGATGACCAGATCCTGGAGATTCTCATGCTCGCAGGCTTCTACCGCACGGTCTCGTACATCGCTAATGGCCTTGCTTTACCGCTCGAACAAAACGCAGCGAGCTTCAGTGAATACCGGAATGAGGCGAACGCCTGCATTTGA
- a CDS encoding formate dehydrogenase subunit delta, translated as MSSESLIKMANQIAQYFTSEPDHALAVNGVRQHIKSFWTPGMRRDLLEWEKKHPEAVLHPLVLAALVEPEVNA; from the coding sequence ATGAGCTCTGAAAGCCTGATCAAAATGGCCAACCAGATCGCGCAGTACTTCACCAGCGAACCGGACCACGCGCTGGCGGTGAATGGTGTGCGCCAGCACATCAAGAGCTTCTGGACCCCGGGTATGCGCCGGGATTTGTTGGAATGGGAGAAGAAACATCCGGAGGCTGTCCTGCACCCGTTGGTGTTGGCGGCGCTGGTGGAACCGGAGGTGAACGCCTAG
- a CDS encoding winged helix-turn-helix transcriptional regulator has product MNDSQHCASSILRGRRPIMALLDLLGQKWALRVLWELRDQAMSSRALRSAAGDISPTVLQSRINELRNAGLVELVDEGYKLTPLGLELSQAFAPLYRFAGKWADCLEQEPH; this is encoded by the coding sequence ATGAATGATAGTCAGCACTGCGCTTCATCAATACTCAGGGGACGCCGGCCGATCATGGCTCTCCTGGATTTACTGGGACAAAAATGGGCGTTGAGAGTCCTTTGGGAGTTGCGTGATCAAGCCATGAGCTCCAGGGCGTTGAGGAGTGCAGCGGGAGACATTTCTCCTACCGTGTTGCAAAGCAGAATAAATGAGCTGCGCAATGCGGGCCTCGTTGAACTGGTCGACGAGGGCTATAAGCTCACACCACTTGGCCTGGAGTTGTCGCAAGCATTTGCACCGCTCTACCGGTTCGCAGGCAAATGGGCGGACTGCCTGGAGCAGGAACCCCACTAG
- a CDS encoding formate dehydrogenase beta subunit produces MLTLYIPRDSVARAVGADKVADALAREAERRQLPLTLRRTSSRGLYWLEPLVELESVGVRLGFGPVTPQDVPSLLDALVGDPGSHPLALGPVEEIPYLKSQQRLLFARAGITQPLSLDDYRAQGGFLGLARALQTDGADVVASVLDSGLRGRGGAAFPAGIKWRTVRDAVGAQKYIVCNADEGDSGTFADRMLMEGDPFLLIEGMIIAGTTVGATLGYIYVRSEYPDAISTLNDALRITREAGYLGANVSGSGRAFDIEVRVGAGAYICGEETALLESLEGKRGTVRAKPPLPAIQGLFGLPTLVHNVVTLASVPVILEKGAQFYRDFGMGRSLGTMPFQLAGNVRQGGLVERAFGLTLRELVEGYGGGTASGRPLKAAQVGGPLGAWVPPSQFDTPLDYEAFAAMGAMLGHGGVVVADDTLDMAHMARFALQFCAEESCGKCTPCRIGSTRGVEAVDRLMASTDAGAREEQVLLLKDLCDTLQYGSLCALGGMTSYPVASALKYFPADFGLATTEADL; encoded by the coding sequence ATGCTGACGCTCTATATCCCTCGCGATTCAGTGGCCCGCGCCGTGGGCGCGGATAAAGTGGCCGATGCGCTGGCCCGTGAGGCCGAACGTCGGCAATTGCCGCTGACCCTGCGCCGCACCAGTTCCCGTGGCCTCTATTGGCTCGAACCACTGGTTGAGCTGGAAAGCGTCGGCGTTCGGCTGGGGTTCGGCCCCGTCACGCCGCAAGACGTGCCGAGCCTGCTGGATGCGCTGGTCGGCGATCCCGGCAGTCATCCACTGGCCTTGGGGCCGGTGGAGGAAATTCCCTATCTCAAGAGCCAGCAGCGCCTGCTGTTCGCGCGTGCCGGCATCACCCAGCCGCTGTCGCTGGACGACTACCGTGCCCAGGGCGGTTTCCTGGGACTGGCCCGGGCCCTCCAGACGGACGGCGCAGACGTGGTGGCCAGTGTGCTCGATTCCGGCCTGCGCGGCCGAGGTGGCGCGGCATTCCCGGCGGGCATCAAGTGGCGCACCGTTCGCGACGCGGTCGGCGCGCAGAAATACATCGTGTGTAACGCCGATGAGGGCGACTCCGGCACTTTCGCCGACCGTATGCTGATGGAGGGCGACCCCTTCCTGCTGATCGAAGGCATGATCATCGCCGGTACCACTGTCGGTGCCACCCTGGGCTACATCTACGTGCGCTCGGAATACCCGGACGCCATCAGCACCCTGAACGATGCCCTGCGCATCACCCGTGAAGCCGGGTATCTGGGCGCGAACGTGAGCGGTAGCGGCCGCGCCTTCGATATTGAGGTTCGCGTCGGCGCTGGCGCCTACATTTGCGGTGAGGAAACGGCGTTGCTCGAATCCCTCGAGGGCAAGCGCGGCACGGTTCGCGCCAAGCCGCCGCTACCCGCCATCCAAGGCCTGTTCGGGCTGCCGACGCTGGTCCACAACGTCGTGACCCTGGCCTCGGTGCCGGTGATCCTGGAGAAGGGCGCACAGTTCTACCGCGATTTCGGCATGGGCCGCTCCCTGGGCACGATGCCGTTTCAACTGGCCGGCAATGTGCGCCAGGGTGGCCTGGTGGAGCGTGCCTTTGGCCTGACCCTGCGTGAACTGGTGGAAGGCTACGGCGGTGGGACCGCCAGCGGTCGACCGTTGAAGGCCGCGCAAGTGGGTGGGCCGTTGGGGGCTTGGGTTCCGCCCTCGCAATTCGACACACCGCTGGACTACGAGGCATTCGCCGCCATGGGCGCGATGCTCGGCCACGGTGGCGTGGTGGTCGCCGACGACACCCTGGACATGGCCCACATGGCGCGTTTCGCCTTGCAGTTCTGTGCCGAGGAGTCGTGCGGCAAGTGCACGCCATGCCGGATCGGTTCTACCCGGGGTGTCGAGGCGGTGGATCGCTTGATGGCGAGCACCGATGCCGGTGCCCGTGAGGAACAGGTCCTGCTGCTCAAGGATCTGTGCGACACCCTGCAATACGGCTCGCTCTGCGCTCTCGGTGGGATGACCTCTTATCCTGTCGCCAGCGCCCTGAAGTATTTCCCCGCCGACTTCGGTCTGGCGACCACGGAGGCCGACCTATGA
- the fdhF gene encoding formate dehydrogenase subunit alpha produces the protein MINIFDPSSDIDLGTPARESDVQVSLTIDGREISVASGTSVMRAAALLGTTIPKLCATDSLEAFGSCRMCLVEIDGMRGYPASCTTPVTEGMVVRTQTSRLADLRRNVMELYISDHPLDCLTCAANGNCELQTVAGQVGLREVRYGYEGANHLSEAKDVSNPYFEYDPSKCIVCNRCVRACEEIQGTFALTITGRGFDSRVAAAGGDNFLDSECVSCGACVQACPTATLIDKSVVEIGQPERSVITTCAYCGVGCSFRAEMKGEQLVRMVPDKNGQANHGHSCVKGRFAWGYATHPDRITKPMIRKHISDPWQEVSWEEAVTYAASELRRIQLKYGRDSIGGITSSRCTNEETYLVQKLVRTAFGNNNVDTCARVCHSPTGYGLKQTLGESAGTQNFDSVMKADVILVMGANPTDAHPVFGSQLKRRLRQGARLIVIDPRRIDLVDSPHARADLHLQLRPGTNVAMLNALAHVIVTEGLVDQPFVEERCEAADFARWRDFVSLAENSPEVLGPVCGVPADQIRAAARLYATGGNAAIYYGLGVTEHSQGSTSVMGIANLAMVTGNIGREGVGVNPLRGQNNVQGSCDMGSFPHELPGYRHISNEVVRAQFEQAWNVTLQPDPGLRIPNMFEAALDGTFKALYCQGEDIAQSDPNTQHVTAALSALECVIVQDIFLNETAKFAHVFLPGSSFLEKDGTFTNAERRISRVRKVMDPLAGKADWEATIALADALGYKMHYSHPSEIMDEIASLTPTFSRVSYAELERHGSLQWPCNDEAPDGTPTMHIDQFVRGKGRFMLTGYVPTEEKVNGRYPLLLTTGRILSQYNVGAQTRRTDNVAWHEEDRLEIHPTDAENRGIVEDDWVGIGSRAGQTVLRAKVTERVAPGVVYTTFHFPESGANVITTDNSDWATNCPEYKVTAVEIVRVSQPSEWQKRYQAFSDEQGRLLKERRHAEKAEVRR, from the coding sequence ATGATCAACATCTTCGACCCCAGCAGCGACATCGACCTTGGCACCCCGGCGCGTGAAAGCGACGTGCAGGTCAGCCTGACCATCGACGGTCGCGAAATCAGCGTCGCCTCCGGCACCTCGGTGATGCGCGCCGCCGCGTTGCTCGGCACCACCATTCCCAAACTCTGCGCCACCGACAGCCTGGAAGCCTTCGGCTCCTGCCGCATGTGCCTGGTGGAGATCGACGGCATGCGCGGCTACCCGGCTTCCTGCACCACGCCGGTGACCGAGGGCATGGTGGTGCGTACCCAGACCTCCAGGCTCGCCGATTTGCGCCGCAACGTGATGGAGCTGTACATCTCCGACCACCCGCTGGACTGCCTGACGTGCGCGGCCAACGGCAATTGCGAGTTGCAGACCGTGGCGGGGCAGGTGGGCCTGCGCGAGGTGCGCTACGGCTACGAGGGCGCCAATCACCTGTCCGAAGCCAAGGACGTTTCCAACCCCTATTTCGAATACGACCCGAGCAAGTGCATCGTCTGCAACCGCTGCGTACGCGCTTGCGAAGAAATCCAGGGCACCTTCGCGCTGACCATCACCGGGCGTGGTTTCGACTCCCGGGTGGCGGCGGCGGGCGGCGACAACTTCCTCGATTCCGAATGCGTCTCCTGCGGCGCTTGCGTGCAGGCGTGCCCGACGGCCACGCTGATCGACAAGAGTGTCGTAGAGATCGGCCAGCCGGAGCGCAGCGTCATCACCACGTGTGCCTACTGCGGCGTGGGTTGTTCCTTCCGCGCCGAAATGAAAGGCGAGCAACTGGTGCGCATGGTCCCGGACAAGAACGGCCAGGCCAACCACGGCCATTCTTGCGTCAAGGGCCGCTTCGCCTGGGGCTATGCGACGCACCCGGACCGCATCACCAAGCCGATGATCCGCAAGCACATCAGCGACCCGTGGCAGGAAGTCAGCTGGGAAGAGGCAGTCACCTACGCCGCCAGCGAGCTGCGCCGCATCCAACTGAAGTACGGACGTGATTCCATCGGTGGCATCACCTCCAGCCGCTGCACCAACGAAGAAACCTACCTGGTGCAGAAACTGGTGCGCACCGCTTTCGGCAACAACAACGTCGACACCTGCGCCCGTGTGTGCCATTCGCCTACCGGCTATGGCCTCAAGCAGACGTTGGGTGAGTCCGCCGGTACCCAGAACTTCGACTCGGTCATGAAGGCTGACGTCATCCTGGTGATGGGCGCCAACCCCACCGACGCTCACCCGGTGTTCGGCTCCCAACTCAAGCGGCGTCTGCGCCAGGGCGCGCGGCTGATCGTCATCGATCCACGCCGTATCGACCTGGTGGATTCACCCCATGCCCGCGCCGACCTGCACCTGCAACTGCGGCCAGGCACCAACGTGGCGATGCTCAACGCATTGGCCCACGTGATCGTCACTGAAGGGCTGGTCGACCAACCTTTTGTCGAGGAACGCTGCGAGGCGGCGGACTTCGCCCGCTGGCGCGATTTCGTCAGCCTGGCGGAGAACTCACCGGAAGTGCTGGGCCCGGTGTGCGGTGTGCCGGCCGATCAGATTCGCGCGGCTGCACGGCTCTACGCCACCGGCGGCAACGCGGCCATCTATTACGGCCTCGGCGTCACCGAGCACAGCCAGGGCAGTACCTCGGTGATGGGCATCGCCAACCTGGCCATGGTCACCGGCAACATCGGCCGCGAAGGAGTCGGGGTGAACCCGCTGCGTGGACAGAACAACGTCCAGGGTTCCTGCGACATGGGCTCGTTCCCCCATGAGCTGCCTGGCTACCGGCACATTTCCAATGAAGTGGTGCGCGCCCAGTTCGAACAGGCCTGGAATGTCACCCTGCAACCCGATCCGGGCCTGCGCATTCCGAACATGTTCGAGGCCGCCCTGGATGGCACCTTCAAGGCGCTGTATTGCCAGGGTGAGGACATCGCCCAGAGCGACCCGAACACCCAGCACGTGACCGCTGCCCTGAGCGCCCTGGAGTGCGTGATCGTCCAGGACATCTTCCTCAACGAAACGGCCAAGTTCGCCCACGTGTTCCTGCCGGGCAGTTCCTTCCTCGAGAAGGACGGCACGTTCACCAACGCCGAACGCCGCATCTCCCGGGTGCGCAAGGTCATGGACCCACTGGCCGGCAAGGCCGATTGGGAAGCCACCATCGCCCTGGCCGACGCGTTGGGCTACAAGATGCACTACAGCCATCCCTCGGAAATCATGGACGAGATCGCCAGCCTGACACCAACGTTCAGCCGCGTCAGCTACGCCGAACTGGAGCGTCATGGCAGCCTGCAATGGCCTTGCAACGATGAAGCGCCGGACGGCACGCCGACCATGCACATCGATCAGTTCGTACGCGGTAAAGGGCGCTTCATGCTCACCGGCTACGTGCCCACTGAAGAGAAGGTCAACGGCCGCTATCCGCTGCTGCTGACGACTGGGCGCATCCTCAGCCAGTACAACGTCGGCGCCCAGACCCGGCGCACCGACAACGTGGCCTGGCATGAGGAAGACCGCCTGGAAATCCACCCGACCGACGCCGAAAACCGCGGCATCGTCGAGGACGACTGGGTCGGTATCGGCAGTCGCGCCGGGCAGACGGTGCTTCGCGCCAAGGTGACCGAGCGCGTGGCGCCGGGCGTGGTCTACACCACATTCCACTTCCCGGAATCGGGCGCCAACGTGATCACCACCGACAACTCCGACTGGGCCACCAACTGCCCGGAATACAAGGTGACGGCGGTCGAGATCGTGCGGGTCAGCCAGCCTTCGGAATGGCAGAAACGCTACCAGGCGTTCAGTGATGAACAGGGCCGTCTGCTGAAGGAACGCCGTCATGCCGAAAAAGCCGAGGTACGTCGATGA
- a CDS encoding formate dehydrogenase subunit gamma, translating into MPDETLHLPLIHSVLEREKDTPGALLPILHAIQEGCGYVPDAAVPEISHALNLSQAEVRGVISFYHDFRTTPPARHTLRLCRAESCQSMGAERLAAQLREQLALDDHGTSADGSISLRPVYCLGACVCSPALELDGELHARLTPERLRELVKGCMEDGAC; encoded by the coding sequence ATGCCTGATGAGACGCTTCACCTGCCTCTGATTCACAGCGTGTTGGAGCGCGAGAAGGACACCCCTGGTGCCCTGCTGCCGATTCTCCACGCCATCCAGGAAGGCTGCGGGTACGTTCCCGATGCCGCCGTCCCGGAAATCTCCCATGCCCTCAACCTCAGCCAGGCTGAAGTGCGCGGCGTGATCAGCTTCTACCACGACTTTCGCACCACGCCGCCGGCACGCCATACCCTGCGCCTGTGCCGGGCCGAGTCCTGCCAGAGCATGGGCGCCGAGCGCCTGGCGGCGCAGTTGCGTGAACAACTGGCGTTGGATGACCACGGCACCAGTGCCGATGGCAGCATCAGCCTGCGGCCGGTCTATTGCCTGGGTGCCTGCGTTTGTTCGCCAGCCCTGGAACTGGACGGCGAGCTGCACGCACGGCTCACCCCCGAGCGCCTGCGCGAGTTGGTAAAAGGCTGTATGGAGGACGGGGCATGCTGA